From Paenibacillus graminis:
CACTGACGGTCACTCCGGGTGTCATCATCCGGTACCGCAGCTTGGAAACCCCTGGGCCGAGTCCCTCGCTGATCACCATGGCATATGTACCGGCGTAGGATTGAATGCTTGCAGCGGGTTCCGGTGCCTCACCGGTGGATGTGGTCAGCGGCTGATCCATACTTACCCCGAAGAAGGAGTAGAACTGTTTCTCAAAGGCATCCCGCAAGGTCCCGTCGTCTCCTTCGTATTGGGAGTTGCAGCCGATGAAAAACCCGATTCCTCTGGAGGGCATGATCGATACCAGGCTGGAAAAAGCCTCCGTATCTCCGGGGTGAACCAGAATGGCGGGGTTTTTATAGTTTTGAAAAAAGCCATAGGCATAACCGGGCATTAGGGGATGCGCGGAATATTGCAGCGAGTGCATCTGCTTGGCGGTATCTTGTTGTAAAATCGCGCTTTTCCCTTGCCCTCCACCCTGCAGATGGGCCAAAAGAAACTTGCCCATATCGTCAGCGGTTGACCAGATGGAGCCGGCGGGGTAGGTCAGAACCTCCCCCTGCTTCATTTTGACAAACCCTTTATCGTAAGAATATCCCTGGGCCAATTGCCGGTTCAAACGCTCCGGCGTAAGATAGGTCAAGCTGTTGTCCATATGCAGTGGAGCAAAAATATGCTGGCGTATATACTCATCGTAAGACAGGCCGCTTGCTCTTTCCACAATATATCCGGCGAGTGTAAATCCTTCATTGCTATACTGCACCGCATCTCCCGGTGCCCTCACCAGCGGCGGCAGCAGCTTCTGCAGGGTCTGCTCAAGCGGAACCCGCTGCTCCGGCACTGTGTCCGACCAGGCCCCTTCGCGTTGTTCGGCATTGGCGAAGCCTCCGGTATTTGTCAGCAAACGTTTCATGGTCAGCGGAGTTTTATACGGGTTGGCCACTTGCAGCGAATCCGGCAAATAGCGGTTCACATCCGCATCCAGGTCCAGTTTTCCCTGCTCCGCCAGCTGCATGGCAGCTGTAGCCGTAAAGACTTTGGACACTGAAGCGATGCTGAAGCGGGTCTTGTGCGGATCTACCGGCACCTTGGCTTCCACATCCGCATACCCGTAGCCCTTCTCCAGCAGGACTGCACCATCCTTGACCACCGCCAAAGTTACGCCCGGCACATGGTACTTGTCCATCGCTGTCTTCATAAATTCGTCGGTCTGCTGCTCCAGCCGCTCACGTTCCCTCACTGCGGCTGCTTCTGCGTGCTTCTCCGGCGGGGCGTACGCTGTGTGCGGCGCCGATTGCAC
This genomic window contains:
- a CDS encoding serine hydrolase domain-containing protein, whose product is MRMRQWMKIGLAAAIVAQAAGMQPASAQAQAVKIQPEQAEVQAAKLQPKTVQSAPHTAYAPPEKHAEAAAVRERERLEQQTDEFMKTAMDKYHVPGVTLAVVKDGAVLLEKGYGYADVEAKVPVDPHKTRFSIASVSKVFTATAAMQLAEQGKLDLDADVNRYLPDSLQVANPYKTPLTMKRLLTNTGGFANAEQREGAWSDTVPEQRVPLEQTLQKLLPPLVRAPGDAVQYSNEGFTLAGYIVERASGLSYDEYIRQHIFAPLHMDNSLTYLTPERLNRQLAQGYSYDKGFVKMKQGEVLTYPAGSIWSTADDMGKFLLAHLQGGGQGKSAILQQDTAKQMHSLQYSAHPLMPGYAYGFFQNYKNPAILVHPGDTEAFSSLVSIMPSRGIGFFIGCNSQYEGDDGTLRDAFEKQFYSFFGVSMDQPLTTSTGEAPEPAASIQSYAGTYAMVISEGLGPGVSKLRYRMMTPGVTVSDQGEVTLKSAGEELNGPYTPVGKRIFYNKRVNKYLVLKEGESGSKYLVLDTTVPYQAFVKLDSWEAGAGGLAWKIALAGALPGLIAGVIAICRRKKPGAARMRLRHRLPAYLIAPLILGAAAAILLGVFSESRAVQGHWLLAANILAAGVAAGIACSVGFTVKYGRSKKLHLLDAAVILGLGLAGASAIFYMYLMKLLLFV